The following coding sequences lie in one Myxococcota bacterium genomic window:
- a CDS encoding glucose 1-dehydrogenase, with product MAGRVAGKVAIVTGGASGIGRGTAEVLLREGARVAITDVNESLGREAEKELGSDALFVRHDVTQEADWEHAIAATRERFGPLDVLVNNAGVIEPGDPESSTLALVEKVFAVNFSGVFLGCKYAIAAMRESGGGSIINMSSASGLVGFPTFAVYGASKAAVRGFTKSVAAHCIERGDPIRCNSIHPGGVDTPGIRSLQARTGVDPATVDNAPEDGRYLAGTPQEIGELVLYLASDASRYMNGSELAIDGGLTAV from the coding sequence ATGGCGGGACGTGTCGCAGGGAAGGTGGCGATCGTGACGGGCGGTGCGTCGGGCATCGGTCGGGGCACCGCCGAAGTGCTGCTGCGGGAGGGCGCGCGGGTCGCCATCACCGACGTGAACGAGTCACTCGGACGCGAGGCCGAGAAGGAGCTCGGCAGCGACGCCCTGTTCGTGCGCCACGACGTCACCCAGGAGGCCGACTGGGAGCACGCCATCGCCGCGACCCGCGAGCGCTTCGGCCCCCTCGACGTCCTGGTGAACAACGCCGGGGTGATCGAGCCCGGGGACCCCGAGTCGTCGACCCTGGCCCTCGTCGAGAAGGTCTTCGCGGTGAACTTCTCGGGCGTCTTCCTCGGGTGCAAATACGCCATCGCTGCGATGCGCGAGAGCGGTGGCGGCTCGATCATCAACATGTCGTCGGCTTCCGGGCTGGTCGGCTTTCCCACCTTCGCGGTCTACGGCGCCAGCAAGGCCGCCGTGCGCGGCTTCACGAAGAGCGTCGCGGCCCACTGCATCGAGCGCGGCGACCCGATCCGCTGCAACTCGATCCACCCCGGCGGCGTGGACACGCCCGGGATTCGCTCCTTGCAGGCGCGGACCGGGGTCGACCCGGCGACGGTCGACAACGCGCCCGAAGACGGTCGCTACCTGGCCGGCACGCCCCAGGAGATCGGCGAACTCGTGCTCTACCTCGCGTCCGATGCGTCGCGCTATATGAACGGCTCGGAACTCGCCATCGACGGCGGACTGACTGCCGTCTGA
- a CDS encoding DUF393 domain-containing protein, which produces MADPIPASELFQRSGWQVAILFDGDCPLCAREIAMLERRNPEGRLATVDIAAADFDAGLFETDHATLMARIHGVLPDRTLIEGMEVFRRAYTAVGLGWVTAPSAWPVLGPVFDAAYRWFAKYRLRLTGRNHACEDHCAAKLGAGPA; this is translated from the coding sequence ATGGCAGATCCGATCCCCGCGAGTGAGCTCTTTCAGCGATCCGGCTGGCAGGTGGCCATCCTCTTCGATGGGGACTGCCCCCTCTGCGCCCGGGAGATCGCGATGCTCGAGCGCCGCAATCCCGAGGGGCGGCTGGCGACCGTGGACATCGCGGCGGCGGACTTCGATGCAGGCCTCTTCGAGACCGACCACGCCACGCTGATGGCGCGGATCCACGGGGTGCTGCCCGACCGCACGCTGATCGAGGGGATGGAGGTCTTCCGTCGGGCCTACACCGCGGTGGGGCTCGGCTGGGTGACGGCGCCGTCGGCCTGGCCGGTCCTCGGCCCCGTCTTCGATGCCGCCTATCGCTGGTTCGCGAAGTACCGCCTGCGCCTCACCGGGCGCAACCACGCTTGCGAGGACCACTGCGCCGCGAAGCTCGGGGCTGGCCCGGCATGA
- a CDS encoding DegT/DnrJ/EryC1/StrS family aminotransferase: MGNSTMQVPLVDLRAAFAPVKEQVFRDFESILDGMQLFQGPHIRALESEFADYCGARHGLGLSNGTDALFAALMACGVGRGDEVIAPAHTFFATIEAIVHVGAIPVLADVEPDTLTLDPDAVREAVTEKTRAILPVHLYGQAADMDPLHEIAREHELRVIEDAAQAHGARYHGRRCGNLGDVASFSFYFTKNLGGVGEGGFVTTNDDEIARQVELLRHHGHVSKFEHEIIGYNLRLDELQAAVLRAKLPTLDEGNAARRAHAARYDALFAGSAARVPVARAGNEHVYHVYTLRVPERDALAAYLGEQGIGTGIHYKNPGHEQPALRHHEHRAGDLKVTREACRELISIPMYPQLTEEQIEYVASHVLAFLSRV; this comes from the coding sequence ATGGGGAACAGCACGATGCAGGTACCGCTGGTCGATCTGCGCGCCGCTTTCGCGCCGGTGAAGGAGCAGGTGTTTCGTGACTTCGAGTCGATTCTCGATGGCATGCAGCTGTTCCAGGGCCCCCACATCCGAGCCCTCGAGAGCGAGTTCGCCGACTACTGCGGCGCCCGCCACGGCCTCGGCCTCTCGAACGGCACCGACGCGCTGTTCGCGGCGCTGATGGCCTGCGGGGTCGGGCGAGGCGACGAGGTCATCGCTCCCGCCCACACCTTCTTTGCGACGATCGAGGCGATCGTGCACGTCGGTGCGATCCCGGTGCTCGCCGACGTCGAGCCGGACACCTTGACCCTGGACCCCGACGCGGTCCGCGAGGCCGTCACCGAGAAGACCCGGGCGATCCTGCCGGTTCACCTCTACGGACAAGCCGCGGACATGGATCCGCTCCACGAGATCGCGCGCGAGCACGAGCTCCGGGTCATCGAGGACGCGGCGCAGGCCCACGGTGCCCGCTACCACGGCCGACGCTGCGGCAACCTCGGCGACGTCGCGAGCTTCAGCTTCTACTTCACCAAGAACCTGGGCGGCGTCGGTGAAGGCGGCTTCGTCACCACCAACGACGACGAGATCGCGCGCCAGGTCGAGTTGCTGCGGCACCATGGCCACGTCTCGAAGTTCGAACACGAGATCATCGGCTACAACCTGCGCCTCGACGAGCTCCAGGCGGCAGTGCTCCGGGCGAAGCTCCCGACGCTCGACGAGGGCAACGCGGCACGGCGCGCCCACGCGGCCCGCTACGACGCGCTCTTCGCCGGTTCGGCCGCGCGCGTTCCGGTGGCACGAGCGGGCAACGAGCACGTCTACCACGTGTACACGCTGCGGGTTCCCGAGCGCGACGCCCTCGCCGCCTATCTGGGCGAGCAGGGCATCGGCACGGGCATCCACTACAAGAACCCGGGCCACGAACAGCCGGCACTGCGGCATCACGAGCATCGCGCAGGCGATCTCAAGGTGACGCGCGAGGCCTGCCGAGAGCTGATCTCGATCCCGATGTACCCGCAGCTCACCGAGGAACAGATCGAGTACGTGGCGTCCCACGTGCTCGCATTCCTGTCGCGGGTCTAG
- a CDS encoding SRPBCC family protein codes for MTEHLLRRELRLEGSPKDVFPFFADAANLGRITPPELRFQITTPLPIEMRVGAIIEYQLRLFGVPFGWRTEISAWEPPYHFVDEQRRGPYALWHHTHRFEESEGATLMIDEVRYALPLSPLGEIAHPIVRRQLDRIFDYRAAMVPELVGG; via the coding sequence ATGACCGAACACCTGTTGCGACGCGAACTGCGCCTCGAGGGCAGCCCGAAGGACGTCTTCCCGTTCTTCGCCGACGCCGCGAACCTGGGACGCATCACCCCGCCCGAGCTGCGCTTCCAGATCACGACCCCGCTCCCGATCGAGATGCGCGTGGGTGCGATCATCGAGTACCAGCTACGCCTGTTCGGCGTGCCCTTTGGCTGGCGCACCGAGATCTCGGCCTGGGAGCCGCCCTACCACTTCGTGGACGAGCAGCGCCGGGGTCCCTACGCGCTCTGGCACCACACCCATCGCTTCGAAGAGTCGGAAGGGGCGACCCTGATGATCGACGAGGTGCGCTACGCGCTTCCGCTTTCGCCCCTCGGCGAAATCGCGCACCCCATCGTGCGCCGCCAGCTCGACCGCATCTTCGACTACCGCGCCGCGATGGTGCCCGAGCTCGTCGGCGGCTGA
- a CDS encoding DUF5666 domain-containing protein — protein MSARLAFVFGLAFCLSCSGGGSSGGGGTDVASGGIGGTGISSGSVTGFGSFFVTGTAWSLAATGTIEIDGETRGGGGAPFTEADLELGMYLRVDGTRDATGATGSATTVIFDEAIRGAVEQTPVNVMGQTNQREFTVLGQRVVIDEGLTVFEGITFDTLALNRVVEVSGPVETDGTIRATRLEDLGPLVLNATPVEFKGRVDSLGLLDFEIGPTTVQFVCGGTTDCSGLPTMSPSAGALVEVEGIQTQAGMNPEVMATTIRPFVPFSQAVPIGSPAVEVQGVVDDFSSLSSFSVNGLPVSAGSATLEPNTPALFEDGVYVEVEGDVVGGILVAATLRLEDPNAQVAARIATGGLDRLAQNEILLLVEGTPGMEGFSQLIVEVDPSLRLEDDDGGDDDLNLEELMVGDFLEVHGVDVGDGRIRATEIEREDVDDVELTGAIEAVDTDPLGGRGFMLHGVFVELVQGTTRDDDGNVLDVTAFLAGLAVGTELTATDEEDGSETTFDIANEVDLDD, from the coding sequence GCATTCTGCCTCTCCTGCAGCGGCGGAGGGAGCAGCGGAGGCGGTGGGACCGACGTCGCGAGTGGCGGGATCGGCGGCACGGGTATCTCCTCGGGCTCGGTCACGGGCTTCGGTAGCTTCTTCGTGACCGGCACGGCCTGGAGCCTGGCGGCCACGGGAACGATCGAGATCGACGGAGAGACCCGCGGCGGCGGGGGTGCGCCATTCACCGAAGCGGATCTCGAGCTCGGCATGTACCTGCGCGTCGACGGCACGCGCGACGCCACGGGCGCGACCGGCTCGGCCACGACGGTGATCTTCGATGAGGCGATCCGCGGCGCGGTCGAACAGACCCCGGTGAACGTGATGGGACAGACCAACCAGCGAGAGTTCACGGTGCTGGGGCAGCGGGTCGTGATCGACGAAGGACTCACCGTGTTCGAAGGCATCACCTTCGACACCCTCGCGCTGAACCGCGTCGTCGAAGTCAGCGGCCCGGTCGAGACCGACGGCACGATCCGCGCGACCCGACTCGAGGATCTGGGCCCCCTCGTCCTCAACGCGACCCCGGTCGAGTTCAAGGGGCGGGTCGACAGCCTCGGCCTTCTCGATTTCGAGATCGGGCCCACGACCGTTCAGTTCGTCTGCGGCGGCACGACCGACTGCAGCGGGCTGCCGACCATGTCGCCTTCCGCTGGCGCGCTCGTCGAGGTGGAGGGCATCCAGACGCAGGCGGGCATGAACCCCGAGGTGATGGCCACGACGATCCGACCCTTCGTGCCCTTCTCCCAGGCCGTGCCGATCGGGAGCCCCGCGGTCGAAGTCCAGGGCGTGGTCGACGACTTCTCGAGTCTCTCCAGTTTCAGCGTGAACGGGCTGCCCGTCTCCGCCGGCAGCGCCACCCTCGAGCCGAACACGCCGGCGCTCTTCGAGGACGGGGTCTATGTCGAGGTCGAGGGCGACGTCGTCGGCGGGATCCTGGTCGCAGCGACCCTGCGTCTGGAAGATCCGAACGCGCAGGTCGCGGCCCGGATCGCGACGGGCGGCCTCGACCGCCTGGCCCAGAACGAGATCCTGCTGCTCGTCGAGGGAACGCCCGGGATGGAGGGGTTCTCGCAGCTCATCGTCGAGGTCGATCCCTCCCTGCGTCTCGAAGACGACGACGGGGGCGACGACGATCTGAACCTCGAGGAGCTGATGGTCGGGGACTTCCTCGAAGTGCACGGGGTCGACGTCGGCGATGGGCGGATCCGGGCGACCGAGATCGAACGGGAAGACGTCGACGACGTCGAGCTCACGGGGGCCATCGAGGCCGTGGACACCGATCCACTGGGTGGGCGCGGTTTTATGCTGCACGGCGTGTTCGTCGAGCTCGTCCAGGGCACCACGCGCGACGATGACGGGAACGTCCTCGACGTGACCGCCTTCCTGGCCGGGCTGGCCGTGGGCACCGAGCTGACCGCGACCGACGAGGAAGACGGCTCGGAGACGACCTTCGACATCGCCAACGAAGTGGATCTCGACGACTAG
- a CDS encoding 1-acyl-sn-glycerol-3-phosphate acyltransferase: MSSAFTRRGITVPAMFLGCVASWITLPVWLPILLVTDVVRGVRFAGTRLAAMLTWMFTCEVLGLVSAAGIGILRALGVDSEARFRERNYQLQNFWAGAIFRGVERIFGLRVQIEPGGEPPPDGPILLLLRHASMGDTLLPSVLFAIPYGYQLRYVLKKELLWDPCLDIVGQRLPNVFVDRSAPNGKTEIGAVAALARNLEPHEGVLIYPEGTRFSAEKRARAVERLQDTGDPAFAARAARLRNVLPPRLGGVSALLDRFASEGNGHVVVCGHVGFEGAAGWSDLWSGRVIDREIRVRCWTTPASQLPAERGEWLLDAWTELDAWIGEALRGQDSSRNVN; the protein is encoded by the coding sequence ATGAGCTCCGCATTCACTCGTCGCGGGATCACCGTCCCCGCCATGTTCCTCGGCTGTGTCGCATCGTGGATCACGTTGCCGGTGTGGCTGCCGATTCTGCTCGTCACGGACGTGGTGCGTGGCGTGCGTTTTGCGGGCACGCGGCTCGCCGCGATGCTGACCTGGATGTTCACCTGCGAGGTCCTCGGCCTCGTCTCTGCCGCCGGCATCGGCATCTTGCGCGCCCTCGGGGTCGACTCGGAAGCACGCTTTCGCGAGCGCAACTACCAGCTCCAGAACTTCTGGGCCGGCGCGATCTTCCGCGGCGTCGAGCGCATCTTCGGCCTGCGCGTGCAGATCGAACCGGGGGGCGAGCCGCCGCCCGACGGACCGATCCTGTTGTTGCTGCGCCACGCCAGCATGGGCGACACGCTGCTTCCCTCGGTCCTGTTCGCGATCCCCTACGGCTACCAGCTTCGCTACGTGCTGAAGAAGGAGCTCCTCTGGGATCCCTGCCTCGACATCGTCGGGCAGCGTCTGCCCAACGTGTTCGTCGACCGCAGCGCCCCGAACGGCAAGACCGAGATCGGCGCGGTCGCCGCTCTCGCGCGCAACCTGGAGCCTCACGAAGGCGTGCTGATCTACCCGGAAGGCACCCGCTTCTCGGCCGAGAAGCGAGCGCGCGCCGTCGAGCGCCTCCAGGACACGGGCGACCCGGCCTTCGCAGCCCGCGCCGCCCGCCTCCGCAACGTGTTGCCCCCCCGCCTGGGCGGCGTGAGCGCGCTCCTGGACCGGTTCGCCAGTGAGGGAAACGGCCACGTCGTCGTGTGCGGGCATGTCGGCTTCGAAGGCGCCGCGGGTTGGTCCGACCTCTGGAGCGGGCGCGTGATCGATCGGGAGATCCGGGTCCGCTGCTGGACCACCCCGGCGTCGCAGCTGCCCGCCGAGCGGGGCGAATGGCTGCTCGATGCCTGGACCGAGCTCGACGCCTGGATCGGCGAAGCGCTCCGAGGCCAGGATTCTTCGCGGAACGTGAACTAG
- a CDS encoding VOC family protein — MPAPLVVSHLIVHVADTDATLDFWCKGLGAELESDEELEAPALDAMFGRPGVRIRDTFVRAGSVRLHTIETLDVSRAAAAPPEGYPVGLGGLSFRVADLDAAHARASAEGREPTPIFAFDDIATPVRMFFLTDPNGIRVEMMEGDA, encoded by the coding sequence ATGCCCGCTCCGCTCGTCGTCAGTCACTTGATCGTCCATGTCGCGGATACGGACGCGACCCTCGACTTCTGGTGCAAGGGCCTCGGAGCCGAGCTCGAGTCGGACGAGGAGCTCGAGGCGCCCGCCCTGGACGCGATGTTCGGTCGCCCGGGTGTGCGGATCCGGGACACCTTCGTTCGCGCCGGCTCCGTCCGCTTGCACACGATCGAGACCCTCGACGTATCGCGCGCAGCGGCAGCGCCGCCCGAGGGCTACCCGGTCGGACTGGGCGGGCTCTCCTTCCGTGTGGCGGACCTCGACGCGGCGCACGCGCGGGCGAGCGCCGAGGGGCGCGAGCCGACGCCCATCTTCGCCTTCGACGACATCGCGACGCCGGTGCGCATGTTCTTTCTCACGGACCCGAACGGGATCCGCGTCGAGATGATGGAAGGGGACGCCTAG
- a CDS encoding C4-type zinc ribbon domain-containing protein, protein MPAGTDILVEISELDVQIAACDEEKASLPEARATLAAQRKAGADAIALAETQVQEAEQEQRRHEAVLADQEALVTKLEGQQHAVKTNEAYTALLQEIENARAQASAAETQILESMESSEQARGIVAEAQQASAEIDERAAAETIVLDDREKSLDQSLANLHRERGSRAEQLDAKLLAHYDKVAKRRKPAIAVAKGETCMGCRVGLPPQNLIELHKGESLITCGNCQRILVLERD, encoded by the coding sequence ATGCCCGCTGGCACCGACATCCTCGTCGAGATCTCCGAACTCGACGTGCAGATCGCCGCTTGCGACGAAGAGAAGGCGTCCCTCCCCGAGGCGCGGGCCACACTGGCCGCCCAGCGGAAGGCGGGCGCCGATGCCATCGCGCTCGCCGAGACGCAAGTGCAGGAGGCCGAGCAGGAGCAGCGGCGGCACGAGGCCGTGCTGGCCGATCAGGAGGCGCTGGTCACGAAACTCGAGGGCCAGCAGCACGCGGTCAAGACGAACGAGGCCTACACCGCGCTGCTTCAAGAGATCGAGAATGCGCGCGCGCAGGCGTCGGCGGCCGAGACCCAGATTCTCGAGTCGATGGAGTCGAGCGAGCAGGCACGCGGCATCGTGGCCGAGGCGCAACAGGCGTCCGCCGAGATCGACGAGCGCGCCGCGGCGGAGACGATCGTCCTGGACGATCGCGAGAAGTCGCTCGACCAGAGCCTCGCCAATCTGCACCGGGAGCGCGGCAGCCGCGCCGAGCAGCTCGACGCCAAGCTCCTCGCCCACTACGACAAGGTCGCGAAGCGCCGCAAACCCGCGATCGCGGTGGCGAAGGGTGAGACCTGCATGGGCTGTCGGGTGGGCCTGCCGCCCCAGAACCTGATCGAGCTCCACAAGGGCGAGTCGCTGATCACCTGCGGCAACTGCCAGCGCATCCTGGTGCTCGAGCGCGACTGA
- a CDS encoding LLM class flavin-dependent oxidoreductase: protein MTRLPAVALAAVPGRRRSALELATECEKRGFAGLYCASFGDAVGLCEALALHTKTIRFGTAIANLYTRHVLDYAETVALIHELSGGRFHFGVGVSHAPMNARLGLRTGKPLSDMREFVEGLKGAKRVGELPPVVVAGLRQRMVALAGEIAEGVVFANASRSHMQASLAALPDAKRNDPNFYVGDMLPTCISDDREAAKARNRKTLVMYVNLPNYRNYWKEAGYVEEMEAIEKAIENGERDRLTELMSDRWLADCTLFGSVNEVREGLEAWFDAGVRTPILVPSSAAGNQLVAFQELFAAFD from the coding sequence GTGACCCGACTCCCCGCCGTTGCTCTTGCCGCCGTTCCCGGCCGCCGGCGTTCCGCCCTCGAGCTCGCCACCGAATGCGAGAAGCGCGGTTTCGCCGGCCTCTACTGCGCGAGCTTCGGCGATGCGGTCGGGCTCTGCGAAGCCCTGGCGCTCCACACGAAGACGATCCGGTTCGGAACCGCCATCGCCAACCTCTACACGCGACACGTTCTCGACTACGCCGAGACCGTCGCGCTGATCCACGAACTCTCGGGCGGGCGTTTCCACTTCGGCGTCGGCGTCAGCCATGCGCCGATGAACGCGCGGCTCGGCCTTCGCACCGGAAAGCCGCTCTCGGACATGCGAGAGTTCGTCGAGGGGCTGAAGGGAGCCAAGCGAGTCGGAGAGCTGCCGCCGGTGGTCGTCGCCGGGTTGCGGCAGCGCATGGTCGCGCTGGCCGGCGAGATCGCCGAGGGCGTCGTGTTCGCGAACGCATCGCGCTCCCACATGCAGGCCTCGCTCGCCGCGTTGCCCGACGCGAAGCGGAACGATCCGAACTTCTACGTGGGTGACATGCTGCCCACCTGCATCAGCGACGACCGCGAGGCGGCGAAGGCGCGCAATCGCAAGACCCTCGTCATGTACGTGAACCTTCCGAACTACCGCAACTACTGGAAGGAAGCCGGCTACGTCGAGGAGATGGAGGCGATCGAGAAGGCCATCGAGAACGGGGAGCGCGACCGGCTCACCGAGCTGATGAGCGATCGCTGGCTGGCCGATTGCACCCTGTTCGGCTCGGTGAACGAGGTGCGCGAAGGTCTCGAGGCCTGGTTCGACGCTGGCGTGCGCACGCCGATCCTGGTGCCCTCCTCGGCGGCGGGAAACCAGCTCGTCGCGTTCCAGGAGCTATTCGCCGCGTTCGACTAG
- a CDS encoding glycosyltransferase: protein MRTSFGPQGPTTSVIVAAYNQPRELGLVLAALAAQTDPAFDVVVADDGSHPPAQETVERLRAELPFPVRCVWQEDDGFQKMRAQNRAALATETELLIFVDGDCVPYRNWVEVYRQAAVPGEFLVGGYIFLDPEETAALTPASVRAGAHERRLDAATWRRLHWAHFRNWLYAGRKPNRPRIRGGNFAVARDLFWKVDGFDEAFAGFGKEDSELRNRMRKAGARGISLWHRARLCHVSTDVFPGVPRPPTPRDLYEESFRRVRARQGLSSHGAPPPAG from the coding sequence ATGCGAACCTCTTTCGGACCCCAGGGCCCCACCACGTCGGTGATCGTGGCCGCCTACAACCAGCCGCGCGAGCTGGGGCTGGTACTCGCAGCGCTGGCGGCCCAGACCGATCCGGCCTTCGACGTCGTCGTTGCCGATGACGGTTCACACCCCCCCGCTCAGGAGACCGTCGAGCGCCTGCGAGCCGAGCTCCCGTTTCCCGTGCGCTGCGTCTGGCAAGAGGACGACGGGTTTCAGAAGATGCGCGCGCAGAACCGCGCCGCGCTCGCCACCGAAACCGAGCTCCTGATCTTCGTCGACGGCGATTGCGTGCCCTACCGCAACTGGGTCGAGGTGTACCGGCAAGCGGCGGTGCCCGGAGAGTTCCTGGTCGGGGGCTACATCTTCCTGGACCCCGAAGAGACCGCGGCGCTGACGCCAGCCTCGGTGCGCGCCGGAGCCCACGAGCGCCGGCTCGACGCCGCCACCTGGCGACGACTCCACTGGGCCCACTTCCGAAACTGGCTCTATGCGGGGCGCAAACCGAACCGACCGCGCATCCGGGGCGGCAACTTCGCCGTGGCCCGCGACCTCTTCTGGAAGGTCGATGGCTTCGACGAAGCCTTCGCGGGCTTCGGCAAGGAAGACTCGGAGCTGCGCAACCGCATGCGGAAGGCCGGCGCTCGGGGGATCAGCCTCTGGCACCGGGCCCGACTGTGCCACGTCTCGACCGACGTCTTCCCCGGGGTCCCGCGTCCCCCGACGCCACGCGACCTCTACGAGGAGAGCTTTCGGCGCGTCCGGGCGCGACAGGGCCTCTCGAGCCATGGGGCTCCCCCGCCGGCGGGCTGA